The following proteins are encoded in a genomic region of Sphingopyxis sp. YF1:
- a CDS encoding DNA circularization N-terminal domain-containing protein, which produces MASVPPFQQAPIDATAAAAPGWRERYVQGSFRGVPFTTTDRDLSGGRRVALFEFPFRDKPGSEDMGRRAEEATLECFVIGPDYMEKRDALLVALRAYGPGTYVDPWTGEQLQVSVEDWRVTESTAEGGMARFSIVLRESGADQPIAARTDTAALARATAGDITGALPADFADRFSIDKAAGFVEEAAAELVDKAAIVAELSAASSGGLGQALRAFESGLRLLPAGKASLLRAPLALGQTLVGLVATVAALAPNPRTRMRSIEPLASFGADLKPVERSTPQRDRQAANQDAIVHLVRAAAGAELVRAAAAIAWTNRGDAGDVRDRLAALFEGHALAAADAGDDARAATFDALRGAVVRDIVARSAGLARGYSYTPRATEPALVIAQRLGGFGRTMEAMAAAIVAMNRVRHPGFVPGGSAIDVVASPAGAVRRG; this is translated from the coding sequence ATGGCGAGCGTTCCGCCCTTTCAGCAGGCACCGATCGACGCGACCGCCGCCGCGGCGCCGGGCTGGCGCGAGCGCTATGTCCAGGGCAGCTTTCGCGGCGTGCCCTTTACCACCACCGACCGCGACCTGTCGGGCGGGCGGCGCGTCGCGCTGTTCGAATTTCCCTTTCGCGACAAGCCGGGCAGCGAGGACATGGGGCGCCGCGCCGAGGAAGCGACGCTGGAATGCTTCGTCATCGGTCCCGACTATATGGAGAAGCGCGACGCGCTCCTCGTCGCGCTGCGCGCTTATGGTCCCGGCACCTATGTCGACCCGTGGACCGGCGAGCAGCTTCAGGTGTCCGTCGAGGACTGGCGCGTCACCGAAAGCACCGCCGAGGGCGGCATGGCTCGCTTCTCGATCGTGCTGCGCGAAAGCGGTGCCGACCAGCCGATCGCGGCGCGCACCGATACCGCCGCGCTGGCGCGCGCGACGGCGGGCGACATCACCGGCGCCTTGCCCGCCGACTTCGCCGACCGCTTCTCGATCGACAAGGCCGCGGGTTTCGTCGAGGAAGCGGCGGCCGAGCTGGTCGACAAGGCCGCGATCGTTGCCGAATTGTCCGCCGCCAGCTCGGGCGGGCTCGGCCAGGCGCTGCGCGCGTTCGAAAGCGGATTGCGATTATTGCCCGCAGGCAAGGCGTCGCTGCTCCGCGCGCCGCTCGCGCTCGGCCAGACGCTGGTCGGGCTGGTCGCCACCGTCGCCGCGCTCGCGCCCAATCCGCGCACGCGCATGCGCTCGATCGAGCCGCTTGCTTCCTTCGGCGCCGACCTGAAGCCCGTCGAGCGATCGACGCCGCAGCGCGATCGCCAGGCCGCGAACCAGGACGCGATTGTGCACCTGGTGCGCGCGGCCGCGGGCGCCGAGCTGGTGCGCGCCGCCGCGGCGATCGCGTGGACCAACCGCGGCGATGCCGGCGACGTGCGCGACCGGCTGGCGGCGCTGTTCGAAGGCCATGCGCTGGCCGCGGCCGACGCCGGCGACGATGCCCGCGCCGCGACCTTTGACGCGCTGCGCGGTGCGGTGGTCCGCGATATCGTGGCGCGCAGCGCCGGGCTGGCGCGCGGATACAGCTATACCCCGCGCGCGACCGAACCCGCGCTGGTCATTGCCCAGCGCCTTGGCGGTTTCGGCCGCACGATGGAGGCGATGGCGGCGGCGATCGTCGCGATGAACCGCGTCCGCCATCCGGGCTTCGTCCCCGGCGGCTCCGCGATCGATGTCGTCGCCAGTCCGGCGGGGGCGGTGCGCCGTGGCTGA
- a CDS encoding phage baseplate assembly protein V, with translation MSEFRRLLEPIAGRIQMMLGRGTIGTVDDAPQAQEMQVELLADEAQDAIERFQGYGFTSVPHPGAEAIVAFVGGLRSRGIVVQVEDRRYRMKAMQPGEVAIFDDLGQAVHLKRDGIRIESDFKVDIDAPEVNVTADSVTIESGDIGLGGAGGAPVARVGDDVDLATGKIISGSDVVRAE, from the coding sequence ATGAGCGAGTTCCGCCGCCTGTTGGAGCCGATCGCCGGCCGTATCCAGATGATGCTCGGCCGCGGGACGATCGGCACGGTCGACGACGCGCCGCAGGCGCAGGAAATGCAGGTCGAGTTGCTCGCCGACGAGGCCCAGGACGCGATCGAGCGCTTTCAGGGCTATGGCTTCACCAGCGTGCCGCATCCCGGCGCCGAAGCGATCGTAGCCTTCGTCGGTGGGCTGCGCAGCCGCGGTATCGTGGTGCAGGTCGAGGATCGCCGGTACCGGATGAAGGCGATGCAGCCCGGCGAGGTCGCGATCTTCGACGATCTCGGGCAGGCCGTACACCTGAAGCGCGACGGCATCCGCATCGAAAGCGATTTCAAGGTCGATATCGACGCGCCCGAGGTCAACGTGACGGCCGACAGCGTGACGATCGAGAGCGGCGATATCGGGCTGGGCGGCGCAGGCGGCGCGCCGGTCGCGCGCGTCGGCGACGACGTCGACCTCGCCACCGGCAAGATCATCAGCGGCAGCGACGTGGTGAGGGCGGAATGA
- a CDS encoding phage baseplate assembly protein produces the protein MADPRATLTIGGKVYDGWTKVSVVRSIETLTGSFELEIAAREFTGAPRWPLRTGEACTVQLDGETVISGHVDSFDPDFDADGYSIRVAGRDRSADLVDCSAIAKPGSWTQRSIEAIAAELAKPFGITVTARTDTGAKVKRFALQQGETVFSAIERLARYRGLLAVTDAEGNVELIRPGTGAIVAELVEGVNILGGSASHDAKERFSDYIVKGQASGDDRANGKAVSAVKAEVRDPAIGRYRPMLIVGEEQSTIAELRKRAAWEATTRAGRSQSVTIPVPGWHMPSGALWRPNVRVSVSSPFLHVEGVMLVSEVRQLKEERRGTVTDLTLMPPEAFSLIPVREDADASAVGRS, from the coding sequence GTGGCTGATCCGCGCGCCACCCTGACGATCGGCGGCAAGGTCTATGACGGCTGGACGAAGGTGTCGGTCGTCCGGTCGATCGAGACGCTGACCGGATCGTTCGAGCTGGAAATCGCCGCGCGCGAGTTTACCGGCGCGCCGCGCTGGCCGCTGCGCACCGGCGAGGCGTGCACGGTGCAGCTCGACGGCGAAACGGTGATCAGCGGCCATGTCGACAGCTTCGATCCCGATTTCGATGCCGACGGCTATTCGATCCGCGTCGCCGGCCGCGACCGGTCGGCCGACCTGGTCGACTGTTCGGCGATCGCCAAGCCTGGCAGCTGGACGCAGCGCAGCATCGAGGCGATCGCGGCCGAGCTGGCGAAGCCGTTCGGGATCACGGTCACTGCGCGCACCGACACCGGCGCCAAGGTCAAGCGGTTCGCGTTGCAGCAGGGCGAGACGGTGTTCTCGGCGATCGAGCGGCTGGCGCGCTATCGCGGCCTGCTCGCGGTCACCGATGCCGAGGGCAATGTCGAGCTGATCCGACCCGGTACCGGCGCGATCGTCGCCGAGCTGGTCGAGGGCGTGAACATCCTGGGCGGCAGCGCCAGCCACGACGCGAAGGAGCGCTTCAGCGACTATATCGTCAAGGGGCAGGCATCGGGCGACGATCGCGCGAACGGCAAGGCGGTGTCGGCGGTGAAGGCCGAGGTGCGCGACCCGGCGATCGGGCGGTACCGCCCCATGCTGATCGTCGGCGAGGAACAGTCGACGATCGCCGAGCTGCGCAAGCGCGCGGCGTGGGAAGCGACGACGCGCGCGGGCCGATCGCAGTCGGTGACGATCCCGGTGCCGGGCTGGCACATGCCATCCGGCGCGCTGTGGAGACCCAATGTGCGCGTTTCGGTGTCGTCGCCCTTCCTGCACGTCGAGGGCGTGATGCTGGTCAGCGAAGTGCGTCAGTTAAAGGAAGAGCGGCGCGGCACGGTCACCGACCTGACGCTGATGCCGCCCGAGGCATTCAGCCTGATTCCGGTGCGCGAGGACGCCGACGCGTCGGCGGTGGGCCGGTCATGA